A window of Rhododendron vialii isolate Sample 1 chromosome 11a, ASM3025357v1 contains these coding sequences:
- the LOC131306886 gene encoding uncharacterized protein LOC131306886 has product MANFIPKLAQYHTPLSALLKKNPPPWSTHCTKAIKNLKAIAKTLPPLAIPSDGKRVLQTNASDRYCGAVLLEENSNHKRKICGYKSGAFSPAELRYHSIYKEILAIKRSIEKFEFHIIKLKTILEKVVQIIQSNNHVLMTDVSLTWCMNK; this is encoded by the exons atggctaaTTTCATTCCCAAACTTGCCCAATACCATACTCCTCTTTCAGCCCTACTGAAGAAAaaccctcctccttggtcaacCCATTGTACTAAAGCTATCAAAAACctcaaagccatagccaaaaccCTTCCTCCATtagccataccttcagatgggaaaAGAGTTCTTCAGACAAATGCCTCTGATCGATATTGTGGAGCAGTTCTTTTAgaagaaaattcaaatcataagcgcaaaatttgtggatacaaaAGTGGTGCTTTCTCTCCAGCAGAGCTTCGTTATCACTCTATTTACAAAGAgattctggcaatcaaaaggagcattgagaagtttgaatttcatatAATCA AACTGAAGACTATTCTGGAGAAAGTGGTTCAGATAATTCAGAGTAACAACCATGTGCTTATGACAGATGTCTCTCTTACGTGGTGTATGAATAAGTGA
- the LOC131306887 gene encoding uncharacterized protein LOC131306887 yields MRPVKQKKRTFASERNKAAANEVDKLIQVGSIHEVLYPDWLANVVMILLLGMSSSASWMHFQDIIKSKCTKEIKRKPHSSPTWGYIVTKFGLKNVGATYQRLVNKMFKQKIRCNVEVYMDDMLVKSAKAHNHVADLEETFQVLRKYQMKLNSIKCAFGISSGKFLGFMVSQRGIEANPEKIQAILTMHSPQNIKEIQTLMGRITTTEETTFNQLKGYLTSPPLLSRTQDGEDPFLYLAASPHGVSAVLIIEEQEMQLPVYYTSRALQGAKLRYPRAEKIAFAMVIAARRLWPYFQAHFIKVLTDQPLRRILHCPETSGRLIQWSIELGEFDIEYKPRIAIKVQMLADFLTEYTYPEPEELLKEEPKPWVLQVDGSTTREASRAGLILTSPKGQCLSYALRFEFKATNNESEYEVLVVGLELAKAVGANHVLAKSDSQLVVGQVLGEYTVKEEVMQKYLDKVKTQVTKLQSFKIVRIPREESIEANYLAKLATAKEDVIPRNTPVRYLGLPSIFAPDVQVQAIDYSNSWTCPIVDYITNGRLPDDKVKARQLKIRAAKYLMMGDVLYRRSFSLPYLRCLTTTESERAMEEVHQGVCGDHQGGRMLAYKLLSLGYYWPSMQKDCNSMVKKCEKCQRFANIIHGSPTVLTPMKGLWPFAQWGVDLIGPLPMAAGQVQHAIIAVDYFTKWVEAKALATITAKFKAYCRSKGIHVHYASKAHPKANGQVEVTNQTIEKGIKERLREAKRAWPDELYNVLWAYRTTPRIATGETPYSLSFGAEAVVPIEIELLNYRTASTDHQENQEDLKAKLDLLEEIRETTMAKIAVYQQRMVKYHEAQVRPRDFRTSDLVLRKVDLTGKKVGKLGPNWEGPYQVLHHVKAGTYRLATLRGKELPNSWNTEHLKKYYK; encoded by the exons ATGCGCCCAGTTAAGCAGAAGAAGAGGACCTTTGCTTCGGAACGAAACAAAGCTGCGGCCAACGAGGTAGACAAACTCATACAAGTAGGATCCATCCACGAAGTTCTCTACCCCGATTGGCTAGCCAACGTGGTTATG ATTCTACTGCTGGGCATGAGCTCCTCAGCTTCATGGATGCATTTTCAGGatataatcaaatccaaatgcaCGAAGGAGATCAAGAGAAAACCTCATTCATCACCGACATGGGGTTATATTGTTACAAAGTTCGGTCTTAAGAATGTAGGGGCGACATACCAAAGGCTGGTCAACAAGATGTTCAAGCAAAAGATTAGGTGCAACGTAGAAGTATACATGGACGACATGCTGGTGAAAAGTGCCAAGGCACATAATCATGTTGCAGATTTGGAAGAAACCTTTCAAGTTCTCAGAAAATACCAAATGAAACTCAACTCGATAAAATGTGCTTTTGGAATCTCCTCAGGGAAGTTTTTAGGCTTCATGGTGTCCCAAAGGGGCATTGAAGCAAACCCTGAAAAGATCCAGGCCATCCTCACCATGCACTCACCTCAGAACATCAAGGAGATCCAGACGCTAATGGGGCGCATC ACTACCACAGAGGAAACAACTTTCAATCAGCTGAAGGGGTATTTGACATCCCCACCATTACTTAGCAGAACCCAAGATGGAGAAGACCCATTCTTGTACCTTGCTGCCTCCCCGCACGGTGTTAGTGCAGTTTTGATTATTGAGGAGCAAGAGATGCAGCTCCCGGTGTACTACACTAGCAGAGCTTTACAAGGAGCCAAGCTGAGGTATCCCAGAGCTGAAAAAATAGCCTTTGCAATGGTGATAGCAGCCAGAAGGCTATGGCCATATTTCCAAGCTCACTTTATCAAAGTACTGACAGATCAACCACTTCGAAGAATTCTCCACTGCCCAGAGACATCAGGACGGTTAATTCAATGGTCAATAGAGCTTGGTGAGTTCGACATAGAGTACAAACCTCGGATTGCCATCAAAGTGCAAATGCTTGCAGATTTTCTCACAGAATACACATATCCAGAACCAGAAGAGCTCCTCAAAGAAGAACCTAAACCTTGGGTCCTTCAAGTTGATGGATCAACAACCAGAGAAGCAAGCAGAGCTGGTTTAATTTTAACATCTCCAAAAGGACAATGCCTGAGCTACGCGCTTAGGTTTGAGTTCAAAGCAACCAACAACGAGTCTGAATACGAAGTTCTTGTGGTTGGATTGGAGCTGGCCAAGGCCGTCGGTGCTAACCACGTGTTAGCCAAAAGTGATTCACAACTGGTAGTAGGACAAGTCCTAGGAGAATATACTGTGAAGGAAGAGGTAATGCAGAAGTACTTGGATAAAGTGAAGACCCAAGTTACAAAGCTGCAAAGCTTTAAAATTGTCAGGATCCCAAGGGAGGAGAGCATTGAAGCTAATTATTTGGCAAAGCTGGCCACGGCCAAAGAAGATGTTATTCCACGGAATACACCGGTACGATATTTGGGGTTACCAAGTATCTTTGCCCCGGATGTACAAGTACAAGCTATTGACTACAGCAACTCATGGACATGTCCCATAGTTGACTACATAACAAACGGGAGACTACCAGACGATAAGGTCAAAGCTAGGCAACTCAAGATCAGAGCTGCAAAATACTTGATGATGGGAGATGTGCTATACAGAAGGAGCTTCTCATTACCATATCTTAGATGTCTGACCACGACAGAATCTGAACGGGCTATGGAAGAAGTTCACCAAGGAGTGTGTGGGGATCACCAAGGTGGCCGCATGCTGGCCTACAAACTCCTTAGTTTGGGATACTACTGGCCAAGCATGCAAAAGGATTGTAACTCTATGGTCAAAAAATGTGAGAAGTGCCAACGCTTTGCAAATATCATTCATGGATCGCCCACGGTCTTAACTCCAATGAAAGGACtttggccatttgcccaatggggagTAGACCTGATTGGCCCACTTCCTATGGCAGCAGGACAGGTCCAGCATGCCATTATAGCTGTAGATTACTTTACAAAGTGGGTCGAAGCTAAAGCGCTGGCCACAATCACAGCAAAG TTCAAAGCATACTGTAGATCCAAAGGAATACATGTACATTATGCATCTAAAGCTCACCCAAAAGCTAATGGGCAAGTGGAAGTCACGAATCAAACCATCGAAAAGGGGATTAAGGAGAGGCTGCGAGAGGCCAAAAGAGCTTGGCCAGATGAGCTATATAATGTGCTATGGGCATATCGGACAACACCTCGAATTGCAACTGGAGAAACTCCATACTCCCTTTCATTTGGGGCTGAAGCAGTAGTTCCCATTGAAATTGAACTCCTCAATTACAGGACCGCAAGCACggatcatcaagaaaaccagGAAGATCTCAAGGCTAAGCTAGATCTCTTGGAAGAAATAAGAGAAACAACAATGGCCAAAATAGCCGTGTACCAGCAAAGAATGGTCAAGTACCATGAAGCCCAGGTTAGGCCAAGAGATTTTCGAACTAGTGATCTAGTCCTAAGGAAAGTTGACCTGACTGGAAAGAAGGTGGGCAAGCTTGgcccaaattgggaaggaccctatCAGGTCTTGCATCATGTCAAGGCTGGTACATACAGGCTCGCAACCCTAAGGGGAAAAGAGCTACCAAATTCATGGAACACAGAGCATCTCAAGAAGTATTACAAGTAG
- the LOC131306889 gene encoding uncharacterized protein LOC131306889, producing the protein MASNPPKTGDDDATKAAAAAKGAKAKAAVAAEKAAKVADAAKVAAANKTGGDQMTLEAFAQIRQEEEDDREEGESSEKESQNRRKHDKPPLEKPPHEQDALLKMQDQIEGLMKHIKAQTPATVEELVQNTNSPFTPEVMGLPLPRKFKMPQLETFNGSTDPFDHLETYKSLMHLQAVPDEVMYRAFPVTLNFKELSTSFVSYFIAGQRHGKPATHLLIVKQGRWESLREYTTRFNKEVVQIDEANDSVSITAYIAGLYSGQFLYLLSQEPPKTLAELMLKAQKHMNVEEAVYARRTRDGFDSQAGPSQVGEFPLPDKKRRESTSDRGFDPKRETSTFCNKEVSETIRREGTSKQGRDGTTPQSGPVREIKVIHREFARGGESSNARKAHLRKLRIEEHLEVNTVGCPSKFQKKEEIPIIFSEEDIKGVQIPHDDPLVITIVMANYLMRRVLIDRGSSADILYLHAYDQLKIGQERLRPMTSPLVGFTGTPVYPAGQIALPITMGGEGSQITRIIDFIVVDCPSAYNAILGRATLNKIGAIISTYHLMIKFPTPEGVA; encoded by the exons ATGGCTTCAAACCCCCCAAAAACAGGTGACGACGATGCCACGAAGGCCGCCGCTGCAGCCAAGGGTGCCAAAGCCAAGGCCGCTGTCGCTGCCGAAAAAGCCGCCAAGGTGGCAGATGCGGCCAAGGTCGCCGCAGCAAACAAAACTGGGGGTGATCAGATGACCCTGGAAGCTTTTGCTCAGAT TCGacaagaagaagaggatgacaGGGAAGAAGGCGAATCCAGTGAGAAAGAAAGCCAAAATCGAAGAAAGCATGACAAACCACCCCTAGAAAAACCGCCCCACGAACAAGATGCATTGCTCAAAATGCAAGATCAGATTGAAGGGCTGATGAAACATATCAAAGCACAGACTCCTGCTACGGTGGAAGAGTTGGTGCAGAATACAAATTCACCTTTTACACCCGAAGTCATGGggcttcctcttccaaggaaGTTTAAAATGCCCCAGTTGGAAACATTCAATGGCTCCACAGACCCATTTGATCATTTGGAAACGTACAAATCTCTGATGCATCTGCAAGCAGTACCAGACGAAGTCATGTACAGGGCATTCCCAGTAACTCTCAA TTTCAAAGAGCTTAGCACAAGCTTTGTAAGCTACTTCATTGCTGGCCAACGCCATGGCAAACCAGCAACACATCTCCTGATAGTAAAACAAGGAAGATGGGAGTCATTGAGAGAGTACACCACCAGATTCAACAAAGAGGTGGTTCAAATAGATGAAGCCAATGATAGTGTAAGCATAACTGCATATATAGCTGGACTGTACTCTGGACAGTTTCTATACCTCTTGTCTCAAGAACCACCCAAAACTCTGGCAGAGCTTATGCTCAAAGCTCAGAAACACATGAACGTAGAGGAAGCTGTCTACGCAAGACGTACACGTGACGGCTTTGATTCCCAAGCAGGGCCATCACAGGTTGGCGAGTTTCCTCTGCCTGATAAGAAGAGAAGAGAATCCACCT CAGATCGAGGATTTGATCCAAAGAGGGAGACTTCAACGTTTTGTAACAAAGAAGTATCAGAAACAATCAGGAGGGAAGGTACAAGCAAACAAGGTAGAGATGGCACGACGCCCCAGTCAGGTCCCGTTAGAGAGATCAAGGTCATTCATAGAGAATTTGCTAGAGGTGGAGAGTCTAGCAATGCTAGAAAAGCTCACCTAAGGAAGCTGAGAATAGAAGAACATTTGGAGGTCAACACGGTTGGCTGCCCAAGCAAATTCcagaaaaaggaggaaatacCCATTATTTTCTCAGAAGAGGACATCAAGGGAGTTCAAATCCCTCATGATGACCCTCTCGTTATAACCATTGTCATGGCAAACTACCTCATGAGAAGGGTATTAATAGATCGCGGAAGCTCAGCTGACATCCTCTACCTCCATGCATATGACCAACTAAAGATTGGACAAGAAAGGTTAAGGCCTATGACATCACCATTAGTTGGTTTTACAGGTACGCCCGTTTACCCAGCTGGTCAAATAGCCCTACCAATTACTATGGGAGGAGAGGGAAGTCAGATCACACGAATAATAGACTTCATAGTAGTCGACTGTCCCTCAGCATACAATGCAATATTGGGGAGAGCAACTCTGAATAAGATCGGGGCAATAATCTCCACATATCATTTGATGATAAAGTTCCCAACACCAGAGGGAGTTGCTTGA